A part of Pectinatus sottacetonis genomic DNA contains:
- a CDS encoding efflux RND transporter permease subunit, which produces MSDIQVDGGRDKEIAVNVDKDKLKYFGLSLAQIISQIKQENVLAPAGSVYGKQTETNVRLTAKYKSPAELASIYVRNNKGAAISLSNVANVQEQDKRVTRYARTNGQDAVSLSVYKNSNANIVETSKAVLTQLDQLRKDYPDYQFVVVTNSATYVQDALHNTLEALMEGLFTTGLVLFLFLRSWRSTMAVLIAIPTSLITTFFMMYVAGFTFNMLSLMGMSLCVGILVDDSIVVLENIHRHLKKGKTSEQAAEDGRNEIGTAAIAITLCDVVVFMPIAFMNGMTGQFFRQFGLTIVFATLCSLAVSFTLTPMLASRFYKNGVESPPSGKLWGFLTKIGNEVILHYDKILQWSFFNTKKIIAAVIVLLLLSISLYYPLGIIGGEYMPKTDEGGFRVSMQFPVGQNIDTTNGKVMQAENYLMKQPEVKNYLSSVGQPAGNYARISVQLVDKGQRGISVWQVCDHVRSYLKKKFPEAVVQVTATENSMPGVSGGTGTGGGNKSPVQIEVSGNNLQNTVKASNIVQDTLNEINGIKDVRSSYTEGAPELRLIVDRDKLKYFNTTANDVQNVFSGAIAGSLAGYLANDPNNDYQDTDIYVRLKGSDGFTPSDIRSIPVSTSTGMVDLGEIAAVKYDAGPVMLRRVDKKESINISANIDDDKSMQDILSTISQRLAKENLGKDVSYRFIGQADNMKDTFSQMGQAILLSLLLVYILLAVLYESLSTPLIRMLSLPFGLIGAFFFLAVTRNTINLYSLLGILVMDGLVAKNGTLLLDYTLTLMHRGQEAKAAVIQAAKTRIRPIFMTSITMVTGMLPTALAMTPGSETRVSMAWVVIGGLLSSTFFTLIVIPLVFVYFTKKKLSVKKNFSPLDRWLNSGNIKK; this is translated from the coding sequence GTGTCTGATATACAAGTAGATGGTGGTAGAGATAAAGAAATAGCAGTTAATGTAGATAAAGATAAATTAAAATATTTTGGCTTGTCTTTAGCACAGATAATTTCCCAAATAAAGCAGGAAAATGTTTTGGCACCAGCTGGTTCTGTATATGGAAAACAAACAGAAACCAATGTTCGCCTGACGGCAAAATATAAATCACCGGCGGAATTGGCATCAATTTATGTTCGCAATAATAAGGGCGCAGCTATTTCATTATCAAATGTTGCTAATGTACAGGAACAGGATAAGCGTGTTACGCGTTATGCAAGAACTAATGGACAGGATGCTGTATCTCTATCCGTATATAAAAACAGCAATGCTAATATTGTAGAAACATCAAAAGCCGTTTTGACTCAATTGGATCAATTGAGAAAAGACTATCCCGATTATCAATTCGTGGTAGTAACAAATTCCGCTACTTATGTACAGGATGCTCTACATAATACTTTAGAAGCATTGATGGAAGGTTTATTTACCACAGGATTAGTGCTTTTCTTATTCCTGCGCAGTTGGCGATCCACAATGGCAGTTCTTATAGCTATACCAACATCGTTGATAACGACTTTTTTTATGATGTATGTAGCTGGGTTTACTTTTAATATGTTGTCATTAATGGGAATGTCATTATGTGTAGGGATATTGGTCGATGATTCTATAGTTGTGCTGGAAAATATACATCGACATTTGAAAAAGGGAAAAACATCAGAGCAGGCAGCAGAAGATGGGCGAAACGAAATAGGTACAGCGGCAATAGCTATTACTTTATGTGATGTGGTTGTTTTCATGCCAATTGCTTTTATGAATGGGATGACTGGTCAATTTTTTCGACAGTTTGGTCTGACTATTGTTTTTGCAACACTTTGCTCGTTAGCAGTATCATTTACGCTTACACCAATGCTGGCATCACGGTTTTATAAGAATGGAGTAGAAAGTCCACCGTCTGGAAAGTTATGGGGGTTTTTAACGAAAATAGGTAATGAAGTTATATTACATTATGATAAAATATTACAATGGAGTTTTTTTAATACTAAAAAAATTATAGCAGCAGTGATAGTTTTACTTTTATTATCAATAAGCTTATATTATCCACTGGGAATTATTGGCGGTGAATATATGCCAAAGACAGATGAGGGTGGTTTTCGAGTATCTATGCAATTCCCAGTGGGGCAAAATATAGATACTACAAATGGAAAGGTAATGCAGGCAGAAAATTATTTGATGAAGCAGCCAGAAGTTAAAAATTATCTATCAAGCGTCGGACAGCCAGCAGGTAATTATGCGAGGATTAGTGTTCAGCTTGTTGATAAAGGTCAGCGTGGTATAAGTGTATGGCAGGTATGTGATCATGTACGTAGTTATTTAAAAAAGAAGTTTCCGGAAGCTGTGGTACAAGTAACCGCTACTGAAAATTCTATGCCTGGTGTGTCGGGTGGAACAGGAACCGGTGGTGGAAATAAATCACCAGTACAAATAGAAGTAAGCGGTAATAATTTACAAAATACAGTAAAAGCATCTAACATAGTGCAGGATACTTTAAATGAAATAAATGGAATAAAAGATGTTCGCAGTTCTTATACAGAAGGAGCACCAGAATTACGTCTTATTGTTGATCGCGATAAATTAAAGTACTTTAATACAACGGCAAATGACGTTCAGAATGTGTTTTCTGGAGCTATAGCAGGTTCTTTGGCAGGATATCTGGCAAATGATCCCAATAATGATTATCAGGATACTGATATATATGTGCGGCTTAAGGGAAGTGATGGTTTTACGCCGTCTGATATAAGATCTATTCCAGTGAGTACCTCTACCGGTATGGTGGATCTGGGGGAAATTGCTGCAGTAAAATATGATGCTGGACCAGTAATGTTACGGCGAGTTGATAAAAAGGAATCTATCAATATTTCTGCTAATATTGATGATGATAAATCTATGCAGGACATATTAAGTACAATTTCACAGAGGTTGGCAAAAGAAAACTTAGGGAAAGATGTAAGCTATAGATTTATTGGACAAGCTGATAATATGAAGGATACTTTTTCTCAGATGGGGCAGGCAATATTATTATCATTGCTTTTAGTATATATATTGCTGGCAGTTTTGTATGAATCATTGTCAACGCCGCTTATAAGAATGCTTTCCTTGCCTTTTGGATTGATTGGTGCTTTTTTCTTTTTAGCTGTGACAAGGAATACAATTAATCTCTATTCATTATTAGGAATATTAGTTATGGACGGTTTAGTTGCTAAAAATGGTACGTTACTGCTTGATTACACATTAACGCTTATGCATAGAGGGCAAGAGGCTAAAGCTGCCGTGATACAAGCAGCAAAAACACGGATAAGGCCTATTTTTATGACTTCAATAACAATGGTTACGGGTATGCTGCCGACAGCATTGGCAATGACACCGGGTTCTGAAACAAGAGTAAGTATGGCTTGGGTAGTAATTGGAGGATTATTATCATCAACATTTTTTACGTTAATAGTAATACCATTAGTGTTTGTATATTTTACGAAAAAGAAGCTTTCTGTAAAAAAAAATTTTTCCCCTTTAGACAGATGGCTAAACTCTGGAAACATTAAAAAATGA
- a CDS encoding efflux RND transporter permease subunit: MNITRYCIKKPIGISMIVLFFVVLGLFSFYKIGVELLPAINIPYVTVTVNYPGADSEEIEQDVIKPLENSLSSLTNLKHMTAVARPEKAQITLEFQFWTNIDAAAIDTSQYVNSVLNKLPTGIQTPTVLKRDVDALPIMEISVLSNKPLGEVYTVANDTFVERLQRAECLIYK, from the coding sequence GTGAATATCACACGGTACTGTATAAAAAAACCTATTGGTATTTCCATGATCGTATTATTTTTTGTTGTATTGGGATTGTTTAGTTTTTACAAGATTGGTGTGGAGCTGTTGCCAGCGATCAATATACCGTATGTAACAGTAACTGTCAATTATCCTGGTGCTGATTCAGAGGAAATAGAACAAGATGTAATTAAGCCTTTGGAAAATTCATTGTCATCATTAACTAATTTGAAGCATATGACAGCTGTAGCCAGACCAGAAAAGGCACAAATTACATTAGAGTTTCAATTCTGGACTAATATTGATGCAGCGGCTATTGATACCAGTCAGTATGTCAATAGTGTCTTGAATAAGCTGCCGACTGGAATACAAACACCTACTGTTTTAAAAAGAGATGTTGATGCATTGCCAATTATGGAAATATCGGTATTATCTAATAAACCACTGGGAGAAGTCTATACTGTGGCGAATGATACTTTTGTAGAACGTCTGCAGCGGGCGGAGTGTCTGATATACAAGTAG
- a CDS encoding efflux RND transporter periplasmic adaptor subunit: MHIRNVIKSKNKRLIVIGSLMILVILLGGAYKLLYQRQGIHDKKLVTAVHIVSVSKKDLVKNISLVGHTVPKEQIDIAAKYPGKIEYVGAALGQVVKAGQVLIKEDVGDAALTVDADRHAYNQAAADAQTAEVQLNANYSRARADYDKAQMTYQRNEKVYEVGGISADDMDASRQQMEDAKANLAAIEDQMSNGQASSIVSAKENMAKARSTLLIAQKQENDMYLTSSADGIIGYRQVEAGDVVTAGQKLLSVYNNRTMYVDYQVSEQDLPAFSMGMPVDVNIESLSQSVKGSIIYISPSIDSTSMTYVLRVSLDNPDNLLKGGMFARALVKSVLGSNVIAVPKAAIIAKNGKNYVYIIGSNNVVQQKEVAVGISGDEDTQIISGLTVGERVAIDNLARLRTGLKVNPLIDGSDAT; the protein is encoded by the coding sequence ATGCATATCAGGAATGTAATAAAATCAAAAAATAAACGTCTTATTGTTATAGGAAGTCTTATGATATTAGTAATACTGCTTGGAGGAGCATATAAATTGCTCTATCAAAGACAGGGTATACACGATAAAAAACTTGTTACAGCAGTACATATTGTTAGTGTAAGTAAAAAAGATCTTGTAAAAAACATATCATTAGTAGGACATACAGTACCAAAGGAACAAATTGATATAGCTGCTAAATATCCAGGAAAAATAGAATATGTTGGTGCTGCACTTGGACAAGTTGTTAAAGCAGGACAGGTTTTAATAAAGGAAGATGTTGGTGATGCAGCACTTACTGTAGATGCAGATAGGCATGCATATAATCAAGCAGCTGCAGATGCTCAGACAGCTGAAGTACAGCTTAATGCCAATTATAGCAGAGCAAGGGCTGATTATGATAAAGCTCAAATGACATATCAGCGTAATGAAAAAGTTTATGAGGTAGGAGGTATTTCTGCTGATGATATGGATGCATCCCGACAGCAAATGGAAGATGCTAAGGCTAATTTAGCGGCAATAGAAGATCAGATGAGTAATGGACAAGCTTCTTCCATAGTGTCTGCTAAGGAAAATATGGCAAAAGCAAGAAGTACATTATTAATAGCACAAAAACAGGAAAATGATATGTATTTGACATCATCGGCGGATGGAATAATAGGCTACAGACAGGTAGAAGCTGGCGATGTGGTAACTGCCGGACAGAAACTTTTAAGTGTATATAATAATCGTACGATGTATGTTGACTATCAGGTTTCAGAGCAGGATCTGCCAGCTTTTTCAATGGGAATGCCGGTTGATGTCAATATTGAATCACTAAGTCAAAGTGTTAAGGGCAGCATAATATATATAAGTCCATCTATAGATTCGACATCGATGACGTATGTTTTACGGGTGTCACTTGATAATCCGGATAATCTTTTAAAAGGTGGAATGTTTGCCCGGGCATTGGTTAAAAGTGTTTTAGGCAGTAATGTTATTGCTGTTCCTAAGGCGGCCATAATTGCTAAAAATGGGAAAAATTATGTTTATATAATTGGCAGTAATAATGTAGTACAGCAGAAAGAAGTAGCCGTGGGAATTTCAGGTGATGAAGATACTCAGATAATAAGTGGACTAACAGTAGGAGAAAGGGTAGCAATTGATAATCTTGCCCGTTTGCGCACCGGACTTAAAGTGAATCCTCTTATTGACGGGAGTGATGCAACGTGA
- a CDS encoding type II toxin-antitoxin system YafQ family toxin has product MIDLWLSSRFKKDYKKAIRRGCDPKRLEKVVNILREQKELPAIYRDHALIGDYIGFRECHLSPDWLLIYQIQNDRLVLFLSRTGTHSDLF; this is encoded by the coding sequence ATGATTGATTTATGGTTATCTAGTAGATTTAAGAAAGATTATAAAAAAGCTATAAGACGTGGCTGCGATCCTAAAAGACTGGAAAAAGTAGTCAATATATTACGAGAACAAAAAGAGTTGCCTGCAATATATAGAGATCATGCATTAATTGGTGATTATATAGGTTTTAGAGAATGCCATCTTTCACCAGATTGGTTATTAATCTATCAGATACAAAATGATAGGTTAGTCTTATTCTTATCAAGAACAGGTACACATAGTGATTTGTTTTAA
- a CDS encoding type II toxin-antitoxin system RelB/DinJ family antitoxin yields the protein MPKKVISIKMDEDLKRDTEKVLKSMGLNMSTAINLFARQVVNRGYIPFEIKAAYVPNAETRKTLDDVKAGKNLVGPFKSTKEMMDYLND from the coding sequence ATGCCTAAAAAAGTAATTAGTATAAAAATGGATGAAGATTTAAAAAGAGATACGGAAAAAGTATTAAAAAGTATGGGATTAAATATGTCTACAGCAATTAACTTATTTGCCAGACAAGTGGTAAATAGAGGATATATTCCTTTTGAAATAAAAGCAGCCTATGTACCTAATGCTGAAACCAGAAAAACATTAGATGATGTTAAAGCTGGTAAAAATTTGGTAGGTCCGTTTAAATCAACTAAGGAAATGATGGATTATCTTAATGATTGA
- a CDS encoding methyl-accepting chemotaxis protein, which translates to MKNLHSIKVRLTIVIVAVSIVTIICIGSFFIYNMVQNSNEHIKEYRQTLSDSVDHELKMQTQMAVSVVQSVYEKQQAGLLTQQQAETQAASLVRQMRYDNGKGYYWIDTYDGINVVLLGRSTEGKSRMDAVDPKGRHYIREIIENGRKPGGGYTDLMFPKPNETTPLPKRNYSLAFEPYKWVLGTGKWIDYIDDKVAQKEKVEDQGLKDNIVRVIIYMLILQLILIGVAIYIGKVIATPIEFVTKKMHVLATGDFNETIEGKILSRKDELGTMGKALQTLRDNVKELLKKIAESSEYLAASSEELTSSAEQSATASNQVADSMVNVAHLCNDQFTAVDSATKQTNNFSGQMQQFMSTMEESGKKVKQTNESAIKGNKEVYAAVEKMKSMKESVGKSADVIAGLGEESKKIGVIVDTIANIAGQTNLLALNAAIEAARAGEHGKGFAVVAEEVRKLAEQSQSAASEIAQLIGTIQTEAQNAVDVMQQGVDQVESGVKAVDNAGGTFGVIVDMVTQIDKQSVSMEKIAAGLARGTENIAESVTQMDSMSRSVSSEAENVSAATEEQTASMNEIADSSRALAKMAQELQNAISKFKI; encoded by the coding sequence ATGAAAAATTTACATTCTATTAAAGTAAGATTAACAATTGTTATCGTAGCAGTTTCTATTGTTACAATAATCTGTATAGGTAGTTTTTTTATCTATAACATGGTGCAAAACAGTAATGAACATATCAAAGAATATCGCCAGACATTATCAGATAGTGTGGATCATGAACTGAAAATGCAAACTCAGATGGCGGTGAGTGTTGTCCAAAGTGTATATGAGAAACAGCAGGCGGGTTTATTAACACAGCAGCAAGCTGAAACTCAAGCAGCTTCACTTGTTCGCCAAATGCGCTATGATAATGGTAAAGGTTATTATTGGATAGATACATATGATGGAATAAATGTAGTTTTGTTGGGACGCTCTACTGAGGGGAAATCCCGTATGGATGCAGTAGATCCAAAGGGAAGACACTATATAAGAGAAATAATTGAGAACGGACGTAAACCGGGTGGTGGATATACGGATTTAATGTTTCCTAAACCTAATGAAACTACACCTTTACCTAAACGAAATTATTCCTTAGCTTTTGAACCATATAAATGGGTGCTGGGTACAGGTAAATGGATTGACTATATTGATGATAAGGTAGCACAAAAAGAAAAAGTAGAGGATCAAGGACTTAAAGATAATATTGTAAGAGTTATTATCTATATGCTTATATTACAACTTATACTTATTGGTGTAGCAATTTATATCGGTAAGGTTATAGCTACGCCAATTGAATTTGTGACTAAGAAAATGCATGTACTGGCTACAGGTGACTTTAACGAAACTATTGAGGGAAAGATATTAAGCCGTAAAGATGAGCTGGGGACAATGGGCAAGGCATTACAGACATTGCGAGATAATGTTAAAGAATTGTTGAAAAAAATTGCGGAGTCTTCTGAATATCTGGCAGCTTCATCAGAAGAATTGACTTCTAGTGCAGAACAGTCGGCTACAGCGAGCAATCAAGTTGCTGATTCAATGGTAAATGTAGCTCATTTATGTAATGATCAATTTACTGCAGTTGATAGTGCTACCAAGCAAACTAATAATTTTTCTGGGCAAATGCAGCAATTTATGAGCACAATGGAAGAATCAGGTAAAAAAGTTAAACAGACCAATGAATCAGCTATAAAAGGAAATAAGGAAGTTTATGCAGCAGTTGAGAAAATGAAGTCTATGAAGGAATCGGTAGGTAAATCTGCAGATGTAATAGCCGGGTTAGGTGAAGAATCGAAAAAAATAGGTGTAATAGTCGATACTATTGCAAATATTGCTGGGCAGACAAATCTTTTAGCATTAAATGCGGCTATTGAAGCAGCACGTGCTGGTGAACATGGTAAAGGATTTGCTGTAGTGGCTGAAGAAGTCAGAAAACTTGCGGAGCAGTCACAGTCGGCTGCATCGGAGATAGCGCAGCTTATAGGAACTATTCAAACAGAAGCACAAAATGCAGTTGATGTAATGCAGCAGGGTGTCGATCAGGTTGAGTCTGGTGTAAAAGCCGTAGACAATGCAGGGGGTACTTTTGGCGTTATTGTAGATATGGTAACACAAATAGATAAACAATCAGTGAGTATGGAAAAAATAGCAGCTGGATTGGCAAGGGGAACAGAAAATATAGCGGAATCAGTTACGCAAATGGATTCTATGAGTCGGAGTGTTTCTTCAGAGGCAGAAAATGTTTCTGCCGCGACAGAAGAACAGACAGCATCCATGAATGAAATTGCCGATTCGAGCAGGGCTTTAGCTAAAATGGCGCAGGAATTACAAAATGCAATAAGTAAGTTTAAAATATAA
- a CDS encoding glutathione peroxidase, which yields MSIYDFVVKTNHGKEKSLADYKGKVLIIANTASKCGFTPQYEELQQLYAKYKDQGFTILAFPSNQFAKQEPGTAQEIEQFCKLNYGVSFPIFAKGDVRGETAQPLFKYLIKQQPFKGFDNNHPNAKGLQDAINTNFPSFMEGDSIKWNFTKFLINKKGEVVGRYEPTTTPAQMTEKIEALLKE from the coding sequence ATGTCAATTTATGATTTTGTAGTAAAAACGAACCACGGGAAAGAAAAATCTTTAGCAGATTACAAGGGCAAAGTATTAATAATTGCAAATACCGCCAGTAAATGCGGTTTTACTCCGCAATATGAAGAACTTCAGCAGCTTTATGCAAAATATAAAGATCAGGGCTTTACAATATTGGCTTTTCCAAGTAATCAGTTTGCTAAACAAGAACCTGGGACTGCTCAGGAAATAGAACAATTCTGCAAACTTAATTATGGTGTTTCATTTCCTATTTTTGCTAAGGGTGATGTTCGGGGAGAAACAGCGCAGCCGTTATTTAAATATTTGATAAAACAACAGCCGTTTAAAGGGTTTGATAATAATCATCCAAATGCTAAGGGACTGCAGGATGCGATAAATACTAATTTCCCTTCGTTTATGGAAGGTGATTCTATAAAATGGAATTTTACCAAGTTTCTTATAAATAAAAAAGGAGAAGTAGTTGGCCGTTATGAACCTACTACTACTCCAGCACAAATGACAGAAAAAATAGAAGCTTTATTAAAAGAGTAA
- a CDS encoding nitroreductase family protein: protein MRCFQEAISNRRTNYNLGKDIKILPSQITAAIEKLVIEVPSAFNMQSTRVVVAMGKKHSAIWHITKEILQEIVPKDRWSQTKEKINSFMNAYGTVLFFDDIQTVQDMQKQYTSYANNFPIWAQQANGMLQFAVWTALTNMGLGVNLQHYNPLIDEKVKILFSIPENWKLIAQMPFGRPLQAPAAIEKMPVSRRVKIFYPDV from the coding sequence ATGAGATGCTTTCAGGAGGCGATAAGTAATCGTCGTACCAATTATAATTTAGGAAAAGATATTAAGATTCTGCCATCACAGATTACTGCTGCAATAGAAAAACTTGTGATAGAAGTACCATCTGCGTTTAATATGCAGTCTACCAGAGTGGTAGTGGCAATGGGCAAGAAACATTCTGCAATATGGCATATAACAAAGGAAATTTTGCAGGAAATTGTGCCCAAGGATCGGTGGTCTCAGACAAAAGAAAAAATAAATAGTTTCATGAATGCATATGGAACGGTTTTATTTTTTGATGATATTCAGACAGTGCAGGATATGCAGAAGCAATATACTTCTTATGCAAATAATTTTCCAATATGGGCTCAACAGGCTAATGGTATGCTGCAGTTTGCTGTTTGGACAGCCTTGACTAATATGGGGTTGGGTGTAAATTTACAGCATTATAATCCACTTATTGATGAAAAAGTAAAAATTTTATTTTCCATACCGGAGAATTGGAAGTTAATTGCTCAGATGCCATTTGGTAGACCATTACAAGCTCCGGCAGCAATAGAAAAAATGCCGGTAAGCAGACGGGTAAAAATTTTTTATCCGGATGTTTGA
- a CDS encoding aldehyde dehydrogenase family protein: MEKILADKYKLWIDGEWKNAEDDKVYESICPATGEHLAVCADASKKDVDVAVKAAWKAFPTWKKTSAVQRSTILLKIAEIIDKNKDKLAMIESMDNGKPIRETSMIDIPLSSDHFRYFAGAIRTQEGTASFIDKNTLSIVVEEPLGVVGQIVPWNFPFLMAAWKLAPALAAGNCIVFKPSSETSLSVLTLGKLIEDVLPAGVLNIVTGRGSTTGDYILKHPDIRKLAFTGSTEIGYNVAKAAADKLIPATLELGGKSANIFFDDMPWEKAIEGACMGILFNQGQVCCAGSRIFVQDTIYDKFLQAVKEKFEAVKIGLPWEKDTMMGSQISQRQLKKILTYVDIAKQEGAQIITGGKKINIGKLKNGAYMEPTILGNVTNNMRVAQEEIFGPVVCFIKFHSEDEVVKLANDSEYGLGGAVWTKDINRAIRVARAVETGRMWVNNYNNLPAHAPFGGYKKSGIGRETHKMILKNYSQIKNIFIDINESPAGLY, encoded by the coding sequence ATGGAAAAGATATTAGCTGATAAATATAAACTTTGGATTGACGGTGAATGGAAAAATGCAGAAGATGATAAAGTATATGAAAGTATCTGTCCGGCAACTGGAGAACATTTAGCAGTCTGTGCTGATGCATCTAAAAAAGATGTTGATGTGGCAGTAAAGGCAGCATGGAAGGCCTTTCCTACATGGAAAAAAACAAGCGCAGTACAGCGTTCAACAATATTACTGAAAATTGCAGAGATTATAGATAAGAATAAAGATAAACTTGCGATGATTGAAAGTATGGATAATGGTAAACCAATAAGGGAAACAAGTATGATAGATATTCCTTTATCAAGCGATCACTTTAGATATTTTGCCGGAGCAATAAGAACGCAGGAAGGGACAGCTTCTTTTATAGATAAGAATACTTTGAGTATAGTAGTAGAAGAACCATTAGGTGTAGTTGGACAGATTGTTCCCTGGAATTTTCCTTTTTTAATGGCAGCATGGAAGCTTGCTCCAGCATTAGCTGCGGGAAATTGTATAGTATTTAAACCTTCTAGTGAAACCTCATTAAGTGTACTAACACTTGGTAAATTAATAGAAGATGTTTTGCCGGCAGGTGTTCTTAATATTGTGACAGGAAGGGGATCCACCACAGGTGATTATATACTGAAGCATCCTGATATAAGAAAGCTGGCTTTTACCGGTTCAACAGAAATTGGATATAATGTAGCTAAGGCTGCTGCTGATAAACTTATACCGGCAACATTGGAATTAGGTGGTAAATCAGCAAATATTTTCTTTGATGATATGCCATGGGAAAAGGCCATTGAAGGGGCTTGTATGGGAATATTATTCAATCAGGGACAGGTTTGCTGTGCTGGATCAAGAATATTTGTGCAAGATACAATATATGATAAATTTTTACAAGCTGTGAAGGAAAAATTTGAAGCTGTTAAAATAGGATTGCCCTGGGAAAAAGATACAATGATGGGCAGTCAAATCAGCCAAAGACAACTGAAAAAGATATTAACTTATGTGGATATTGCTAAACAGGAAGGTGCTCAAATCATAACTGGTGGTAAAAAAATAAATATAGGAAAATTAAAAAATGGTGCTTATATGGAACCTACCATATTAGGGAATGTTACAAATAATATGCGTGTGGCACAGGAAGAAATATTTGGACCGGTAGTATGTTTTATAAAATTTCATAGTGAAGATGAAGTGGTAAAACTGGCCAATGACAGTGAATATGGTTTAGGTGGGGCTGTATGGACAAAAGATATTAATCGGGCAATAAGAGTTGCCCGAGCAGTAGAAACAGGGCGTATGTGGGTAAATAACTATAATAATCTACCGGCACATGCTCCGTTTGGTGGCTATAAAAAATCAGGTATTGGCAGAGAAACCCATAAAATGATTTTAAAAAATTATTCACAGATAAAAAATATTTTTATTGATATAAATGAATCCCCTGCTGGTTTATACTAA
- a CDS encoding desulfoferrodoxin translates to MDKVVFYRCEKCGNIVALINNGGGTLTCCGQPMTKLVANTTDAAQEKHVPVVTKTDGKIKVAVGSTLHPMQPEHYIQWIALVADARVRLQFLEPGQEPKAEFCGAESGTVYEYCNLHGLWKTDF, encoded by the coding sequence ATGGACAAAGTTGTTTTTTATCGTTGCGAAAAATGTGGTAATATTGTAGCTCTTATAAATAATGGCGGTGGCACCCTTACTTGTTGTGGTCAGCCAATGACTAAGCTTGTTGCTAACACAACAGATGCTGCACAGGAAAAACACGTTCCTGTAGTAACTAAGACTGATGGTAAGATTAAAGTTGCAGTTGGTTCTACATTACATCCAATGCAGCCGGAACATTATATTCAGTGGATTGCGCTTGTGGCAGATGCCCGTGTACGTCTTCAGTTTCTAGAACCTGGACAAGAACCTAAGGCTGAATTCTGCGGTGCTGAAAGTGGCACAGTATATGAATATTGCAATTTACATGGATTATGGAAAACAGATTTTTAA
- a CDS encoding family 1 encapsulin nanocompartment shell protein has translation MDYLSRESAPFSEELWKQIDDTVVNTAKMVLHGRRFISVLGPLGIGVTNITIDNADELHEVAKNGLIMTLGRKFSEIPTLYSDFTLSAKDIQSAVHFGYPIDLSEAINAAENCALKEDRLIFFGDNTFNIDGLFSVDGANKIERSDWSTGENAFVNIAAAINLLVEKRIYGAYSLALSPDLFLQMQRLQQGTGLLEIDRVKKLLNKNIYITPALGKEKAVLVCADSRNMDLVIGQDLKTAYLEQTELNHKFRLLETLLLRIKRPQAIVRFE, from the coding sequence ATGGATTATTTATCCAGAGAGTCAGCTCCATTTAGTGAGGAATTATGGAAGCAAATAGATGATACTGTTGTAAATACAGCAAAAATGGTTTTGCATGGCCGACGATTTATTTCGGTTTTAGGGCCGTTAGGAATTGGCGTTACTAATATTACTATTGATAATGCTGATGAACTGCATGAAGTGGCTAAAAATGGATTGATAATGACTTTAGGACGAAAGTTTTCTGAAATTCCAACACTATATTCTGATTTTACCTTATCAGCTAAGGATATACAGAGTGCTGTTCATTTCGGCTATCCCATTGATTTATCAGAAGCTATTAATGCAGCAGAAAATTGCGCCTTGAAAGAAGACAGACTAATTTTCTTTGGTGATAATACCTTCAATATAGATGGTTTATTCAGTGTAGATGGCGCCAATAAAATTGAACGGTCAGACTGGTCTACTGGAGAAAATGCTTTTGTAAATATTGCGGCAGCGATAAATTTGTTGGTAGAAAAAAGAATATATGGTGCTTATTCATTGGCCCTGAGTCCGGATTTATTCTTGCAAATGCAAAGGCTACAGCAGGGAACAGGACTGCTGGAAATTGACAGAGTAAAAAAACTTTTAAATAAAAATATATATATTACGCCTGCATTAGGAAAAGAAAAAGCGGTCCTTGTATGTGCGGACAGCCGCAATATGGATTTGGTTATTGGACAGGATCTTAAAACTGCATATTTAGAACAGACCGAACTTAATCATAAATTTCGCTTGTTAGAGACATTATTGTTGAGGATTAAACGGCCGCAGGCTATTGTACGTTTTGAATAA